The window TTGCCGTGCGGGGGCGTTGTCGGTCGCTCCGGCTACCGTGGAAACCCTTACGCGTATTCGAAGGGGGCCCGATGGACGCGGAGTTGGCGGCGCTGGCGGCGGCCGGGGCGACGGCGCTCGTGCAGCAGATGGTGACCGACGGCTGGGCGAACGTACGGGATCGGGTCGTCGTTCTCTTCTCGCGAGGCCGGGACGAGCAGGCCGTCGTGGGCGAGTTGGAGGAATCGCGGGCCGATCTCGTCGCCGCGAGGGACGCCGACGACGAGGAGGCCGCGGCGGACGTCCAGGCGTCCTGGCGCACCCGCCTCCGGCGCACGCTGCGCGACGATCCCGCGGCCGCCGCCGAACTCCGCGCCCTGCTGGACGAGTTGACCCCGCCCTCCACGGCCCCCGCCCCGGGCTCCCTCCGCAACACCATCACGGGCGACGTGCGGCACAGCGCCGTGGTCCAGGCGCACACGGTCAGCGGCGGAGTAACGATCGGAGTGCCACCGCGACGACTGTGACGCGCACCCCGCGACGATCGTGACGCGCACTCCCGGAGCGCGGCCCGCGCCTGGAATGACAGCGTCGTGATTGACGCCCTGTCCCCGTGACCACGAGCCCTGTGGCCGAGAGCCCTGTGAGCAGCGACCCTATGAGCAACAACCCTGCGAGTGAGCGACCGCCTGTGAACGACCATGCTTTCCTCGACACCGTCACCGACCGCCTGGCCGCCCTCCCGGCGGTCCGGGCGGTGGCGCTCGGCGGCTCCCGGGCCCAGGGCACGCACACGCCCGACAGTGACTGGGACCTGGCCGTCTACTACCGCGGCGACTTTGCCCCCGCCGCCCTCCGCGCCATCGGCTGGGAGGGCGAGGTCTCAGAGATCGGCGGCTGGGGAGGCGGTGTCTTCAACGGCGGCGCGTGGCTCACGATCGACGGCCGCCGCGTGGACGTCCACTACCGAGACCTCGACGTCGTCGAACACGAGCTGGCGGAGGCGGAGGAGGGCCGCTTCCACGTAGAGCCGCTGCTCTTCCACCTCGCCGGAATCCCCAGCTACCTGCTGGTCGCCGAACTGGCCGTCAACCAGGTGCTCCACGGCACACTGCCCCGACCGGCGACCTACCCGGAGAAGCTCCGCCCCACCGCCCACACCCGCTGGCACGACACCGCCCGCATGACCCTCGCCTACGCCAAGGTCAACCACGCCCCGAACGCCCGCCGCACAGAGGTCGCAGGCGCCATCGCCACAGCCGCCATGCAGGCCGGGCACGCGGTACTGGCGGCACGGGGCGAGTGGGTGACGAACGAGAAGCGGCTGCTGGAGCGGGCGGGATTGAGGGGCGTCGACGACATCATCGGCTCCCTGTCCGCGGAATCGGACGTGGCTCCGTTGCTCCAGGCCATTGAGGCGACCCAGGCGCTCTTCGAAAGGGCGAGTCCGCAACGGACGACGAACTCCTGACCCTGACAACGAACTTCATAGCGTAAGGAAATACAGAGTGCGGGTGCTCATCTCCCCCTCGTACGGGAGTGCCGGGACACGACGCCATTGGGCGGACACGGTCGATCAGCTGGTGGACTTCACGCTCCCGCGCTACGACGCGGTGCTCACCACCGAACAGCGCGACCAACTCCGGGCATTGCACGAGGACGGGAACGCCCGGTTCTGGGGCGCGACGCCCGCGCATGACCGGAAGCTGGCCGACGTGGTCACCGGCGACGTGGTTCTGTTCACCGGCCAGAACCAGGTGCGCGCGATAGGCGAGGTGGGGGCGATCTTCCGCAATCGCGCGCTCGCCGATCTCCTGTGGCCGCCGCGGGACGGTGAGCAGAGCTGGCACACCGTCTACAGCCTCTTGGACTTGGTGCCGACAGACATTCCGTACGTGGAGCTGAACGCCGCCATCGGGTACAGCCCCGCGTACAACTTCCCTGGCCAGATGGTTCTGCGGGACGACAAGGCACGTTCGGTACTGGAAGATTTCATGATCACGCCGGACACGGAATGGCAGACGCTGGTCCCGCAACTGACCGGGCGGCAGTCGGGCATTCGGGACCGGGATGTGGTGCGAATTGCGGCCATGGAGGAACTGCGGACGCATCGGACCGGGTATCGGCGGAGCCGACGGCTGATCGTCGTCGATCGCCGCGAGGCGGTACTGGTTCGCGAGTATCGGCAGCATCTCGCTGATCGTGGTCTGACGGCCCAGCGGTTCTACTGTGCTTCCGGTATCAGCGACATGTATGTCGAAAGCGTCGATGGCTCGGAAGTGATAGAGGCCAAGAGCACGGCGAGTCACCTCCATGTGCGTCAAGCCCTGGCCCAGCTTCTCGACTACGGACCGCACAGCCCGGTTCCCGCACAACGGCTCACAGGGTTGTTCCCCGAACTGCCGGCGCGTGAGGACGTGGAGCTGTTGCATCGCTATGGCGTCGACTGCGTCCACCGGGAGAGCCCGGGCGTCTTCCGGAGGCTGCCCGCGGTGAGCGAGCGGCGGATCGTGATGCGTGAGATCTGGTCCGGAGCGGACCACGTCGCCGAATAACCCTTGGAAAAGGTCAAGTTGACACTGCTACCGTCACCGACGTGGCGAAACTCAATCAGATCATCGCGGTCGAGAAGGGCATCAAGTCCAAGTCTCATCAGGACCTGACGGCTGCTCATCATGGGCTGCAGAAGCCGGCGTTGCTGGCCGGTATCTCGCGTACGTATCAGCCCAAGGACGAGGAGGGTGAGCAGTTGCCGCCCGAGTCGACTCGGGTGCAGGTGCAGGCCGAGGATGTGCTGCGGGACACCGCGGCCACGCTGACCCGGCTGTTCGACGTGACCGCCACCAAGGACTGGGCCAACTGCACGGCCCGCGCGGACGTCAAGGTGGACGGGCGGGTGCTCGTCGCCGACGTTCCGGTGTCCTATCTGCTCTTCCTGGAGAAGCAGCTCACCGATCTCAACACCTTTGTGCGGAAGCTGCCCGTGCTCGACGCCTCCGAGTCGTGGGTGCAGGACCCGTCGACCGACGCGTGGAAGACCGAGCCGGTCAGGACGCTGCGTACGAAGAAGGTCCCGCGCAACCACGTGAAGGCGGAGGCGACCGACAAGCATCCGGCGCAGGTCGAGGTGTACTACGAGGACATCCCTGTCGGGTACTGGACGACCGTGAAGTTCTCCGGCGCCCTGCCCGCCCGCCGCGTCAACGAACTGCTCGACCGTGTCGAGAAGATGCAGCAGGCCGTCAAGTTCGCCCGGGAAGAGGCGAACGGCGCCGACGTCACCGACCAGCGCGTCGGGGACGCCGTGTTCGGCTACCTGTTCGGGTAGCCTCAGAGACTCCCCGGCCAACAAGAAGGACGGCCGGGGTGCGCGAGGAGCGCAAGCTGAAACTGAAGCTTGTCGTGACTTCGCGGTTCCAGTGGAGGTTCGAGTCCTCCCCGCGGCACCAACCCGGCACCCGTACCTCTCGTACAGCCCGTACAACTCGTACGAGGTGCCCATCGCGCCGCGGTAGCCCAACTGGCAGAGGCAGACCGCGATCAATCTCAGACTATTGCTCCAGACTCAGCATTCGCCGCCGATCGCCGGATCGACCGGACTCAGGCTCCGGGCGTCGAAATGCCGGTTCAAGTCCGGCCCGCACAGCTCGATGTGCGGTGGTCCAAAGGCAGGACGCGGCGACATAACACTGACCTGAGTTCTCAAGCGTGCCGGTGTGCGACATGGGTGGCATCACAGGGCTCGGAGGCCGGCTACGCCTCCGAGCCCGCTCCCGTCCGCCCGCGATGCGATGGGCTCGCCCGGACTGCCTCTGCCGCTGCAGGGCCGCCGCTGCCTGACCGCCTCCGGAAGGCGTGCGCCGGGCCCGCCCCCGATTGCGTACATAAAGAACGCGGCCATCACGACATTCGTCACACCCGCGAAACGCATAGGTCCCTTACTCTCCAGGAACCCGACCTACCGTAAGCACCACCGCCCAGGCCGACGTCGCCCGAAGGCATGCCATCCGCAACCGCCCTCGTCCCGACAGGAGCCCCGTGCCCGTGCCGCGACCTTTCTCCGTTGCCCTGCCTCCCTGGCTCACGCATGCGCTGCGTGCGCAAAGGGGGCCCGTGCCGTGGAACGCCGTTGTGCGCGGGGCGCTCGCCGCCGGGCCGCTGTTGCTCGTGGCCGTGGTCGTCGGGCAGGAGTCCGTCGGGGTCATGGCCGCTCTGGGAGCCATGCTCGCCGGGATCAACGACCGGCCCGGGAGCCGGCGGACCGCCGTGCACCGCATCGGGGTGCCCGGGCTCGCCGGGGCCGCGGGGCTCGTCGTGGGCACGTACGCGGGAGAGGGCCTCGGAGCCGTTCCGCTGACCTTGATACTCACCGCCCTCGGTCTGCTCGCCGGGGCCGTGAGCGCCATTGGGCCCGTGTCCTCCGGGGCCGGTACGCAACTGCTCGTCGCCGCGGCCATCGGGGCAGGAATGCCACTGCCCGAACCCGGGTGGCAGCGGGCGTTGTTCTTCCTGGCCGGAGCCGCCTGGCTGATCGTGCTGCGGCTGGTGCTGCCCACGCCCGGCGCCCTCGCCCATGACTTCCGGTTCGACGGCGAGCGGGTGGCCGTCGCGGATGTCTACGACGCCATCGCCGAGTTGCTCGCCGCCGCCGGCGGCGAGCAGGCCGGGGCCCGTCGGGCCGCCCTCACCGCCGCGCTCGATCACGCACAGGACGCGCTCGCCGGGCCGAGGCTGCGGCGGTACGCCAGTTCCTCCGCCGAGCGGCGGCTGCGGGCGCAGTACGCCGCCGCGCTGCCGCTCGCCGAGGCCGCGACCGCCCTGGCCTGGGCCGGAGACCCGCTGCTCGCCCGTACGGCGGAGGGGCCGCGACGGCTCGCCGCCGCCGTACGGACCGGCGAGCCCTGCGGACCGCTGCCCGCGCCCGCCCGGTCCGTACCCGGACTGCGCGCCCTCGACGACGCACTCCTGCACGCCGCCGAGACCTTCGACCGCGGCGGCAAGAAGTCCGGCGGCCGGCAGATCGACGGGAACACGGCCGGTGACGAACACGGCGCTGCCCCCCACAGCGACGCCGGCACCAACCCCCTCGACCGTGGCGCCCGGCAGACCGCGCACAAGGGACTGCGCCTGCGACCCTTCCGCACCAAGGCCCTGCTCCGCACCGTCACCGGCGCGGGCGGCCGTGAGTACGGCTTCCGCGTCGCCCTCTCCTACGGAGCCAGCGCGGCCGTCGCGCAGGCCCTGCACCACGTGCACTGGTACTGGCTGCCCGCCACCGCCGTCTTCCTCGTGAAGCCGGACCTCGGTCCGCTCGTCTCGCGCGTGCTCAACCGGGCGGCCGGCACCGTCCTGGGCGCCCTCGTCTTCGCGGGGTTCGCGGCCGTGCTGCCCCGCCCCGAGGGGCTGGTGGCGCTCGTGGCGATCAGCGGCGCCCTGATACCCGTCGCCACCAGGCACTTCGCCGCGCAGACCGCCGTCGTCACCGTCCTCGTACTCGCCCTCGTGATGGTCGGCGGGGAGCCGGAAGCCTCCTGGAGCCGTATCGGCGAGACGCTGCTGGCCTGCGCGATCGTGCTGATCGTGGGCCATCTGCCGGCTCCGGGACAGCGCGGCGGGAACGTGAAGACCCGCCTCGCCCTCGCCACCGACGCCGCCCACGCGTATCTCACCCACGTGCTGAGCGGCGCCGACGACCGCGCCGCCCGCTGGGCGCTGCGCCGCGAGGCCTACCGGAAGCTGGCCGAGGCCCGTGCCGCGATCGACCGGGCCGCCGCCGAACTGCCCACCCTGGCCCGGCACACGGAAGGCACCGACGAGGTCGCCGCCACCCTCGAACGCCTCGTCGACACCACCACCGCCTGCGCCGTCCACCTCGACGACACGGGCCGGCTCACCCCGCGGCACACCGAGCGCCTCGCCACCCTCCTCGACGAACTCGTGGAACAGCGCGAGCGCGCCGGCCTCGCGGACCCGCCGGCCAACCTCCTCAGCGCCTGAGCGGCCCGTCCGCCAGGACTCCCCTCGGCCTCAGGGCCCGAAACGCTTCCCTCAGGGTTCTATCCGCGCCCACACCGGCGCATGGTCCGAGCCCGCCGCGTCCCGTCGTGCCCCCGGGTTCCCGTCGACCGACGGCAGCGGGGTCGGCCGGACCGGCGTCCCCGTCCCCGCCCCGGTCACATGGTCGAGCAGCAGCCGGCTGACCAGTATGTGGTCGATCAGTTCGGGACGGCCGGAGTGGACGCGGGAGAAGCGCTGCTCCTCCGGAATCAGGGGCGCGATGTTCCAGAGCCGGGCCGCGTCGCCCTTGTCGGGCCGCTCGAAACCCGGCGTACCGATCTCGGAACCGGGCGGGCCCTGCAGGATCTGGGTCGTGGCGGCCGCGACCTCGTCGTTGAGGTCGCCGAGCACGGCCACGTTCCGCTCCTTGCCCCTGCCGTCGAGGAGGTCGTCGGCGACGGCACGCAGCGTCGTGGCCTCGGCGGCCCGCCGGTACAGGGCGTACGCGCCGTAGCGGGCCCGCTCGCCCTCGTTCCGCGGCTGGAACCGGCCGCCCGGGAACGTCAACAGCTTCGACTTGAGATGGCAGACCGCCACGGTCAAGGTCATCCCCTGCATGGTTATCTCCGTGGCCAGGAAGCCGCGGCCCGTCCGGGAGACGGGCTCACCGTCGTCGTCACCCTGAACCGGTCGCAGCGGTGCGGGGAAGGCGTTCGTGTCGATGATCGTCCGCGGTTCCGGGCGGCTGAGGAAGCCGACCCTGATGCCGCGGCTGTCCGGATGCTCCGAGAGCGCGATGTGCCAGTCGCCGTCCAGCATCCCCGCCAGGTCCGCCAGCGCCTCCGGATCGCCGACCTCCTGCACGCCGAGCAGCGTGGGGTCGAGTTCCGTGACGACCGAGGCCAGAGCGGTGAGCTTCGCCTTGTACGCGGCCTCGCTGCGCGGTCCGAACGCGCCGCCGGGCCGGTACAGGTTCTCCAGGTTCCACGTGCCGAGGAGCATGCCGGGCTCCTTCCCGGACGCGCCGTCCAAGGGGCGCCGCCCGTCGAATGGTGAGGCCAGCGTGCGCGGGAAACCGCCGGGGCGACAGGGCCGGGACAGGATGCGTGGTTCACGTCACCCGACGGCACGATCCCGTCGTACCGTGGCGTGATGACCTCGCCCGAGCCCACGCCCGACGCGACGACCAACAGCTCTGCCGGTTACGGGGCCCACCCGCCCGGCACGAAGACCCCGGCCGATGTCCCGACAGATGTCCCGGCCGATCTCATCATCACCCGGTGCACCGCCCTCGTGCACGACGATCACGAGCAGATCGGCTTCGTCGAGGACGCCACCATCGTCGTACGGGGCGGCCGCATCGAGAGTGTCATCGCCGGGCCGGTCGACGTCGACGTCCCCGCCGCGGAGCACACCGTGCGCATCGACGCGCGTGGCCAGGTCGCGATGCCCGGCCTCGTCAACTGCCATACGCACGCCCCGATGGTCACCCTGCGCGGCATCGCGGAGGACCTGCCCATCGAGGAGTGGTTCAACGACTTCGCCTGGCCCATCGAGTCCAACCTCCAGGAGAAGGACGTGGAGTTGGGTGCGCGGCTCGCCTGCGCCGAGATGATCCGGGGCGGCGTCACCTGCTTCGCGGACCACTACTTCTCGATGGACACCGTCGCCGCCGTGACCGCCGAGAGCGGGATGCGCGCCAACCTCGGACAGGCCTTCTTCTCCTCCCAGGGCGCCGAAGGACGCGAGCAGTCGCTGGAGTTCGCCCTCCGCCACCGGGACACCGCCGACGGCCGCATCACCACGTCACTCGCCCCGCACGCCCCGTACACCGTCGAGGACGCCGACCTCGCCGCCACCGCCCGACTGGCCCGGGAACACGGCCTGTTGGTGCACATCCACGCCTCCGAGAACCGCGACCAGGCCGACACCAGCCTCGCCCGCCACGGCCGCACCCCCATCGAGGTGCTGGCCGACGCCGGGCTCCTCGACACCGACCTGCTCATCGCGCACGGCACCGGAATCATGGAGCGCGACCTGCCCGTACTCGCCCGCGCCACCGGCCGGATCGCCGTGGCCAGCGCGCCCCGCGGCTACCTCAAGTTCGCCTGGCCCACGACGACTCCGGTACGGGCCCTGCGTGAGCTCGGCATCCCCGTGGGCCTCGCCACGGACGGGGCCGCGTCCAACAGCTCCCTGGACGTGTGGGAGTCCATGGCCCTCACCGCGCTGGTGCAGAAGTTCACCGAGAGCGACCCGCGCCTGCTGACCTCCCGACAGGCACTGCACCACGCGACACTGCAGAGCGCGCGGGCGGTCGGCCTCGGCGAGGAGATCGGCAGCCTCGCGCCGGGGCGCCGGGCCGACATCATCCTCGTCGACGTGAGCGGTCCGCACACCCAGCCCGTGCACGACCTCGCCGCGACCCTCGTGCACAGCGCCCGCGCCGGCGACGTACGCACGACGATCGTCGACGGGCGGGTGATCATGCGCGACCGTGAGCTGCTCACGCTCGACGTGCCCGCGATCGTGCGGGAGATGAACGAACGGATGCCCGCGCTGATCGACCGGAGCCATGGCAAGCGGATCCAGGACTACGACACGTGAGCGCTCCGCTGGGTGTGCGGGTGTGGGGGTGTGCGGTTCGTTTGCCGCGGGCCGGTGGGGGCTTGTCGCGCAGTTCCCCGCGCCCCTTTCGGGGCGCTTAGGGTTGGCCCATGTCCACTGACCAGGACCTTCCTACCGACGGCCTCCTCACCCATCCGTACGCCGTTTACGATCGGCTGCGCGATTCCGCCCCCGTGCATCGCATCACCGGTCCCGACGGCAGTCCCGCCTGGCTGGTCACGCGGTACGGCGATGTGCGCGAGGCGCTGGCGGATCCGCTTCTCTCGCTGGACAAGCGGCATGCGCTGCCCGGTGGTTACAAGGGTTTCGCTCTCCCGCCCGCCCTGGACGCGAACCTTCTCAACATGGATCCGCCCGACCACACCCGCATCCGCCGCCTGGTCGGCCGGGCCTTCACAACGCGCCGCGTCGAGCAACTGCGCGTCCCCATCAGGCAGACCGCCGACCGGCTTCTCGACGCACTGGGCGCGCACGGCGGCACGGACCTGATCGCCGCCTACGCCGCGCCGCTTCCCATCACCGTCATCTGCGACCTGCTCGGCGTACCGGATGAACACCGTCGCGACTTCCGGGCCTGGACCGATGTGCTCGTCGCGCCGGACCCGGCCAGGCCGCAAGCCGCCAAAGAGGCCATCGTGGCGATGCTCGGCTTCTTCACCCAACTCCTCGCCGACAAGCGGAAAGAGCCCGCCGACGACCTGCTCTCCGACCTCATCGCGGTCAGGGACGAGAGCGACAGCGCGGAGAACGGCCGGCTCACCGAGGACGAGTTGATGTCGCTCACCTTCCTCATCCTCTTCGCGGGTTACGAGAACACGGTGCAGCTCATCGGCACCGCGGTCCTCGCGCTGCTCCAGCACCCCGACCAACTGGCCGCTCTCCGCGCGGACCCCACCCGACTCCCGGCGGCCGTCGAGGAGTTCATGCGCTACGACGGACCGGCCCTGCTGGCCATCCGCCGCTTCCCGCTGCAGGACGTGACGATCGGCGACGTCACCGTCCCGGCGGGCGAGACGGTCCTGCTGTCCCTGGCCGCCGCCGACCGCGACCCCCGCCGCTTCCCCGACGCCGACCGGTTCGACCTCGGGCGCGACGCCACCGGACATCTCGCGCTCGGACACGGCATCCACTACTGCCTGGGCGCACCACTGGCCCGACTGGAGACGGAGATCGCCCTGGCCGCACTCCTGGAACGCCTCCCCGACCTGAAACTCGACGGCGACCCGGACGACCTCCGGTGGCGACCGTCCCTCCGCGCCCGGGGCCTGCTCACGCTTCAGGTGACGTACTGAGAAAAGAAATTCCGCGCCCCACCGATGAGTTCCGTTCCCTCCTCCGGTCCACCCAGGGAAAGCACCGCACCGGAGGAGGGGCAAATGACGCTTCCGCGGATCGTGTCGCGCGACGAGTGGCGCGGCGCACGCGAGGAACTGCTGGTCAGGGAGAAGGCGGCGACCCGCGCGCGTGACGCTCTGAACGCCGAGCGGCGGCGACTGCCGATGGTCGAGATCGACAAGGAGTACGTCTTCGAGGGCGGGGACGGCAAGGCGACGCTGTTCGACCTCTTCGAAGGGCGGCCTCAACTGGTCGTCTACCACTTCATGTTCGCGCCGGAGTGGGACGCGGGCTGCCGCAGTTGCTCGGGCTTCGTCGACCAGATCGGGCACCTCGCGCATCTGCACGCGCGGGGCACCGAGTTCGCGGTGGTCTCCAGGGCGCCGTACACGAAGATCCTGCCCTTCAAGGCGCGGATGGGATGGACGGTGCCCTGGTACTCGTCGTACGACAACGACTTCAACCACGACTTCCAGGTGTCGTTCGAGGGGCATGACGGCAGCGTCGGAGGCCAGAGCCACGAGCCCTATGAACGGCCGGGGCTGAGCTGTTTCCTCCGCGACCGTGAGCGGATCTTCCACACGTACTCGACGTACGAGCGCGGACTCGACGGACTGGGCTCCGCCACAAGTCTTCTGGACCTCACCGCCCTCGGCCGGCAGGAGGAATGGGAGCTGCCGGAGGGGCGCGCGTCGGCACTGGGCGCGCCCGCGGGCAGCGAGCGCGTCCGATACCACGACGAGTACGAGGACTGAGTCCTGGCCACGCGAAGCGTCAGGTGTTTCACAAGGTGTGATGACCGCGTGTCAGCTACGTCTCAGTAACGTCACTTCGCGAGACGTCCACCCCATGTTTGGCGTTTAACTCTTCAAGGGCTCTCAAGAGGTCTCAGGAGAGCAGCGCTAGATGGAGGTGCAACGTGGTGAACGGGCGAACGGTGCTGGAGCGCTTTCCCGCCGGTGGGCCGCGTGGTTCGTGGCCGGCCGAGGAGTTCGCGCAGGCGCGCCGCCTGGAGGGGCAGCACGTCGAGGTCGTGATGGACCTGTCGACGGATGCCTTCCTGGTGGTCGTACGGGAACTCGCCGAGTGAGCCGGGCCGACCACCGCCGCCGGAAGCCTCATCCGGCCTTCGGCGCCGGAACCTTGGCCGCGAACTGCTCCGCCTGGAGCGAGTACAGCTCGGCGTAGACCCCTCCCGAGGACAGGAGCTCCTCCGGAGTGCCGGACTCCACGAGTCGGCCCTGGTCGAGGACGTGCACCAGGTCGGCGTGGCGCACCGACGCGAGGCGGTGTGTGATGAGAATGACCGTCTGACCGGTACCCGCCAGGGCCCGGATCTTCTCGAAGACCTCCAGCTCGGCACGGGCGTCGAGAGCCGCCGTCGGCTCGTCCACGACCAGGATCGCGCCCCTGCGGTAGGCCGCCCGCGCGATACCGAGCCGCTGCCACTGGCCGCCCGACAACTCGTGGCCGCCACTGAACATTCGGGCCAGCAGCGTGTCCAGACCGCGCGGCAGATCGTCTACCACGTTCTCGGCGCCCGCCTCCGTGACGGACGCGCGCAGCCGCTCGTCGGTGAGCGGCGCCGACGTCCGGCCGATCGCGACGTTCACCCGGGCCGTGAACGGCCACCTCTTGAAGTCCTGCGCCACCATCGCGATGCGCTCGGCGAGCTGGTGCCGGTCGACGGTCGCCGCGTCCACGCCGTCCCACAGGATCCGGCCCCGCTGCGGTGCGTACAGGCCCGACAACAGCTTGACCAGAGTGGTCTTCCCGGAGCCGTTCTCCCCGACCAGCGCCACGATCTTGCCGAGCGGCACGCTGAGCGTCAGGTCCGACAGTGCGGGGCGGGCCGCACTGCCCGGGTAGGTGAACGTGACGTTCTCGAAGCGGATCTCGCGCGGCTCCTCGGGCAGCGGCTCGCCGCCGACCGGGATCGCGCGCTCGGCCGCCTCCACGTACAGGCGTTGAAGATCCCCGACGAACAGGGCGTCCTCATGGAGGCTGTTGACCTCCAGGACGAGTGTGTCGAGATTCCCGGAGCCCGTACGGATCGCGATCACCGCCGTGCCCGCCACGGACAGTGCCATCGCACCGCCCAGCAGCAGCCCGCCGAGCGTCGCGTACGTCGCCACGGTCGCGAGGCCCGTCCAGGCGGCCGCGATCAGCCCGGTCCGTGCCCCCAGCCGGGCCAGCCGGGCCTGTTCCGCCTCGGCGGACTCCGACATCGCGCGGAAGTGCCGCAGCAGGAAGGGGCCGACCCCGTGGACGCGGATCTCGGGCGCCGCGGCGGGCTCGGTGAGCAGACCGCTGATCAGCTGGCCGGCCCGGGCATGCTGCACCCAGGCGTGGAACGACGCGTAGCGGTGCCGCGCCATGGTCAGCGCGCCCCAGGCACTCGGCAGCGTCATCGTCACCAGCAGCGGCAGCAGTGCCGGGTGCAGGACGGTGAGGACACCTGCCGCCGCGACCAGCGAGATCATCGCGTTCACCACGCGCGCGGCGATCCGGATCATGCGCCGGGCGGACGAGGCCCCGTACTGTGCCGTGTCCAGGAGCTTGTGGAAGGCCTCGTCCTCGATCGCGGACAGTTCGACCGCAGCGGCCCGCTCCAGATAGAGCTCCGTCGCGACGCGCTCCACCTTCGGTTCGAGGCGGCCCGTGGCGTACGTCGAGGCGGCCCGCAGCAGCGCGGCGAGCAGCATCACGACGGCGACCGTGACGAGTGCGGGCACCGCGTCACGCAGCCGGTCCTGCACCGAGCCGGTCGCCATCAGCCGCCCCAGGACGCTGTTGACGGCGAGCAGACTCACCGCCTGGGCGAGGCCCCGGCACACCT is drawn from Streptomyces liliifuscus and contains these coding sequences:
- a CDS encoding ABC transporter ATP-binding protein, whose product is MGWSQHSDAFLELNFRAMVTRLPALLASSFRLAWQADRQAARIVLGAEVCRGLAQAVSLLAVNSVLGRLMATGSVQDRLRDAVPALVTVAVVMLLAALLRAASTYATGRLEPKVERVATELYLERAAAVELSAIEDEAFHKLLDTAQYGASSARRMIRIAARVVNAMISLVAAAGVLTVLHPALLPLLVTMTLPSAWGALTMARHRYASFHAWVQHARAGQLISGLLTEPAAAPEIRVHGVGPFLLRHFRAMSESAEAEQARLARLGARTGLIAAAWTGLATVATYATLGGLLLGGAMALSVAGTAVIAIRTGSGNLDTLVLEVNSLHEDALFVGDLQRLYVEAAERAIPVGGEPLPEEPREIRFENVTFTYPGSAARPALSDLTLSVPLGKIVALVGENGSGKTTLVKLLSGLYAPQRGRILWDGVDAATVDRHQLAERIAMVAQDFKRWPFTARVNVAIGRTSAPLTDERLRASVTEAGAENVVDDLPRGLDTLLARMFSGGHELSGGQWQRLGIARAAYRRGAILVVDEPTAALDARAELEVFEKIRALAGTGQTVILITHRLASVRHADLVHVLDQGRLVESGTPEELLSSGGVYAELYSLQAEQFAAKVPAPKAG